One Echinicola strongylocentroti DNA window includes the following coding sequences:
- the atpA gene encoding F0F1 ATP synthase subunit alpha: MAEVRPDEVSAILREQLSGAKTEAELEEVGTVLQVGDGVARIYGLSQAQSGELLEFENGLKAMVLNLEEDNVGAVLFGDSKEVREGDTVKRTKQIASIKAGEGMLGRVVDTLGQPIDGKGPIEGDLYDMPLERKAPGVIYRQPVNEPLQTGIKSIDAMIPIGRGQRELIIGDRQTGKTAVAIDTILNQKEFYDKGEPVFCIYVAIGQKASTVAGVVAALEKGGALPYTVIVAAPASEPAPMQFFAPFTGAAIGEFFRDTGRPALVVYDDLSKQAVAYREVSLLLRRPPGREAYPGDVFYLHSRLLERAAKINSSDTIAKEMNDLPASLKPLVKGGGSLTALPIIETQAGDVSAYIPTNVISITDGQIFLETNLFNSGIRPAINVGISVSRVGGNAQIKSMKKVSGTLKLDQAQFRELEAFAKFGSDLDATTRRTIERGRRNQEILKQAQYSPVKVELQAAIIYASTKGLMDSVPVERAREFEKEFYTLLTSQYQEAITALAKGDLDTAGKLLEKAAKELTPKYAK; this comes from the coding sequence ATGGCAGAAGTAAGACCTGATGAAGTTTCGGCGATCTTGAGAGAGCAGCTCTCAGGCGCTAAAACGGAAGCTGAACTGGAAGAAGTAGGAACAGTCCTACAAGTTGGTGATGGTGTGGCCCGTATCTACGGACTATCCCAAGCTCAATCTGGTGAGTTGCTGGAGTTCGAAAACGGACTCAAAGCAATGGTACTTAACCTAGAAGAAGACAATGTTGGTGCAGTGCTTTTCGGAGACTCTAAGGAGGTAAGAGAAGGAGATACTGTAAAGCGGACCAAACAAATTGCTTCTATCAAAGCAGGTGAAGGTATGTTGGGCCGGGTGGTGGATACCCTTGGTCAACCGATTGACGGAAAAGGCCCTATAGAAGGTGACCTTTACGATATGCCATTGGAGCGTAAAGCACCAGGTGTCATCTACCGTCAACCAGTAAATGAACCACTTCAGACAGGCATCAAATCTATCGATGCGATGATCCCGATCGGTAGAGGTCAGCGGGAATTGATCATTGGTGACCGTCAGACAGGTAAAACTGCCGTGGCCATCGATACCATTCTTAACCAAAAAGAATTTTACGACAAGGGAGAGCCCGTTTTCTGTATTTATGTAGCCATCGGTCAGAAGGCATCTACAGTAGCAGGTGTGGTGGCTGCCTTGGAAAAAGGTGGAGCACTTCCTTACACCGTAATTGTGGCAGCTCCGGCTTCAGAACCAGCTCCCATGCAGTTCTTTGCTCCTTTTACAGGTGCTGCGATTGGAGAGTTCTTCCGTGATACAGGCCGACCTGCATTGGTGGTTTATGATGACCTTTCCAAGCAAGCCGTAGCCTATCGTGAAGTTTCCCTACTACTAAGAAGACCTCCGGGACGTGAAGCATACCCAGGTGATGTGTTCTACCTTCACTCTAGATTGTTGGAAAGAGCCGCTAAGATCAACTCTTCCGATACCATTGCGAAGGAAATGAATGATCTTCCAGCGTCGCTTAAACCATTGGTGAAAGGCGGCGGGTCTTTGACGGCACTTCCGATCATCGAAACTCAAGCGGGTGACGTTTCTGCTTATATCCCTACTAATGTGATCTCTATTACAGATGGTCAGATCTTCTTGGAAACCAACCTTTTTAACTCGGGTATCCGTCCAGCAATTAACGTTGGTATTTCCGTGTCGAGGGTAGGTGGTAATGCCCAAATCAAGTCCATGAAGAAGGTGTCTGGTACATTGAAGCTTGACCAAGCACAGTTCCGTGAATTGGAAGCATTTGCGAAATTTGGCTCTGATCTGGATGCGACTACAAGAAGGACAATCGAACGAGGTAGACGAAATCAGGAAATCCTGAAACAAGCGCAGTATTCTCCGGTAAAAGTAGAACTTCAGGCTGCGATTATCTATGCTTCTACGAAAGGATTGATGGATAGTGTGCCTGTAGAGAGAGCTAGGGAGTTTGAAAAGGAATTTTATACCCTGCTTACTTCTCAGTACCAAGAGGCGATTACCGCCCTAGCTAAAGGAGACTTGGATACAGCTGGTAAATTGCTAGAAAAAGCAGCAAAAGAACTTACACCTAAGTACGCAAAATAA
- a CDS encoding calcium/sodium antiporter, whose amino-acid sequence MIYLLIVLGFLILLGGGKALVDGASAIAVKLGMSPGLIGMTIVAFGTSAPELLVSVTAALKGTSDIAIGNVIGSNISNITLVLGISALIYPIRLNLKILKFDYSFTLLATLLFYILALNHVISFIDGIILFATLILINWYYFTKADEVPDEFTTEEAEEAKREPIIKSILYILVGMVGLYFGAELLVNNAVTLAQEYGVSERIIGVTIIAIGTSLPELATSVIAARKKETDIALGNILGSNMQNILSIIGVTAMIKPIEVSDLFLSSDFLWMIGFTVLLFPIMRTGFKISRSEGGLLLAVYIIYLIFLL is encoded by the coding sequence TTGATTTACCTATTGATCGTTTTAGGCTTCCTTATTTTACTTGGGGGCGGAAAGGCCTTGGTGGATGGAGCATCTGCCATTGCAGTCAAACTAGGCATGAGTCCTGGGCTTATTGGCATGACAATCGTCGCTTTTGGCACTTCTGCACCAGAGCTACTTGTGAGTGTCACAGCAGCATTAAAAGGCACCAGTGACATTGCTATAGGTAACGTCATTGGTTCCAATATATCCAATATCACCTTGGTGCTGGGTATATCTGCCCTGATTTATCCTATTAGATTGAATTTAAAAATCCTTAAATTTGACTATTCTTTCACCTTATTGGCCACCCTACTTTTCTATATTCTGGCCCTAAACCATGTCATTTCCTTTATAGATGGCATTATTCTCTTTGCCACTCTCATCCTCATTAATTGGTATTATTTTACAAAAGCCGACGAAGTACCGGACGAATTCACTACTGAAGAAGCAGAGGAAGCCAAGAGAGAACCCATCATCAAATCCATATTATATATTCTCGTCGGTATGGTAGGGTTATACTTCGGCGCAGAACTGCTGGTCAACAATGCCGTGACCTTGGCCCAAGAATATGGTGTCAGCGAACGGATAATAGGTGTCACGATCATTGCTATTGGTACAAGTCTGCCAGAACTTGCTACTTCGGTTATTGCAGCAAGAAAAAAAGAAACCGATATCGCTCTAGGAAATATCTTAGGCAGTAACATGCAGAACATTCTTTCCATAATTGGTGTTACAGCTATGATAAAGCCTATTGAAGTGAGTGACCTCTTTCTATCAAGCGACTTTCTCTGGATGATTGGTTTTACCGTTTTGCTATTCCCAATTATGCGTACTGGTTTTAAAATCAGTAGATCTGAAGGTGGTCTCTTGCTGGCAGTTTATATCATTTATCTAATATTTCTCTTGTGA
- a CDS encoding FKBP-type peptidyl-prolyl cis-trans isomerase yields the protein MKRVLKTVFTMSAVALLSSCMNNEESAYEKQVKEENQELADYINQNGIQAEQTTAGYYYSRELDVEDGQKFNDEDIIGIYYEMETLEGAFIEAHTEEDGEPIKFKYDRERQTLAPIVVNQAIALAELGETLVLYVPSYLAYSDYSYNQLIPQYANMKITVHFEKIYAPQEVATIEDNLIQGYIDQNGLEGFEKVEEGVYLKVVEAGDEDTEASKNGNSMRFTFEMFELGQDDSFSKSLDNSVTTTLGDDDNYEFLNIGFKDRHKDAEVQIIASSATSFVNTAQVIPDAIRKDYFDQGYLNIPLRPFTPILFEATIESID from the coding sequence ATGAAAAGAGTTTTAAAGACCGTATTTACAATGTCCGCAGTGGCCCTTTTGTCATCATGTATGAACAACGAAGAGTCAGCATACGAAAAGCAGGTAAAGGAAGAAAACCAAGAACTGGCTGATTATATTAATCAAAATGGGATCCAAGCAGAACAGACCACCGCAGGATATTATTATTCCCGGGAGCTGGATGTAGAAGATGGCCAGAAGTTTAATGATGAGGATATCATCGGTATCTATTATGAGATGGAGACTTTGGAGGGAGCATTTATCGAAGCGCATACAGAGGAAGATGGTGAGCCGATCAAGTTTAAGTATGACAGAGAGCGACAAACCTTGGCGCCTATTGTAGTAAATCAAGCTATAGCCTTGGCTGAGCTTGGAGAGACGCTTGTGCTTTATGTGCCTTCTTATTTGGCTTACTCTGACTATAGCTATAACCAGCTTATCCCCCAGTATGCCAATATGAAAATCACTGTGCATTTTGAGAAAATATATGCTCCGCAGGAAGTGGCAACGATAGAGGATAATCTGATACAGGGGTATATTGATCAAAATGGACTTGAAGGCTTTGAGAAAGTAGAAGAAGGTGTGTACCTCAAAGTAGTGGAGGCAGGTGATGAAGATACCGAAGCCAGCAAAAATGGAAACTCCATGCGATTTACCTTTGAGATGTTTGAATTGGGACAGGATGATTCCTTTTCAAAATCACTCGACAATTCTGTTACGACTACTTTGGGCGATGATGATAATTATGAGTTCCTGAACATCGGGTTCAAGGACCGGCATAAAGACGCTGAAGTGCAGATCATAGCATCTTCAGCTACCTCATTTGTCAATACAGCGCAAGTAATTCCTGATGCTATCAGGAAGGATTATTTTGATCAAGGTTATTTAAACATTCCACTCAGGCCATTTACTCCAATTCTATTTGAGGCAACTATAGAATCAATAGATTGA
- the atpG gene encoding ATP synthase F1 subunit gamma, which produces MANLKEVKERINSVVSTQQITKAMKMVAAAKLRRAQDKIIQMRPYSQKLTAILNNVSAGIEGGSDLVYAEKREVNNVLIVPVTSDKGLCGAFNTNIIKAATAAINTEYADKKITILPLGKKAYETFKKREYSVIGDFYQVFSDLTFDVVKDAAEYAMGEFEKGTYDKVVLVYNEFKNVATQIVRNEQFLPMEKEETDEVASGTNVDYIMEPSRDYIIQELVPTSLKIQFYKAVLESNASEHGARMTAMDKATENAGELLKDLRLMYNRTRQAAITNEILEIVAGAEALGGE; this is translated from the coding sequence ATGGCTAACTTAAAGGAAGTAAAAGAAAGGATTAACTCTGTAGTTTCTACGCAGCAAATCACCAAGGCGATGAAAATGGTGGCTGCAGCGAAGCTAAGGAGGGCTCAGGATAAAATCATCCAAATGCGTCCTTATTCTCAGAAATTAACTGCCATTCTTAATAATGTTTCTGCAGGAATTGAAGGAGGCAGCGATCTGGTTTATGCTGAAAAGAGAGAGGTTAACAACGTATTGATCGTTCCTGTCACCTCAGACAAGGGACTTTGTGGTGCCTTTAATACCAACATCATCAAGGCAGCAACAGCGGCCATCAATACAGAGTATGCCGATAAAAAGATTACTATCCTTCCTTTAGGCAAAAAGGCTTATGAAACTTTCAAAAAGAGAGAATACAGTGTGATAGGTGATTTCTATCAAGTATTTTCCGATTTGACCTTTGATGTCGTAAAAGACGCTGCGGAGTACGCCATGGGAGAATTTGAAAAAGGTACATATGATAAAGTGGTATTGGTGTACAATGAATTTAAAAATGTAGCGACCCAAATCGTTAGAAATGAGCAGTTCCTTCCTATGGAAAAAGAAGAGACCGATGAGGTCGCTTCTGGCACCAATGTAGATTATATCATGGAGCCTTCTAGGGATTATATCATTCAGGAGCTTGTTCCTACCTCATTAAAAATACAGTTTTATAAAGCAGTATTGGAAAGTAATGCCTCTGAGCACGGTGCTCGAATGACAGCCATGGACAAGGCTACTGAGAATGCTGGAGAATTGCTTAAAGACTTGCGGCTGATGTACAATAGAACCCGACAAGCTGCTATTACCAACGAGATACTTGAAATTGTAGCCGGTGCAGAGGCACTTGGCGGTGAGTGA
- the upp gene encoding uracil phosphoribosyltransferase, with protein MFVLTDHNSIANQYMEGLRDISQQNDRLKFRRNMERLGEIIAYELSKSLDYSSHAITTPLAETTSNKLSDSPVIISILRAAIPFYQGFLNYFDQADSGFIGAYRKAETSGTEVEIDFSYLAAPNIEGKEIILVDPMLATGKSLITSVGQLLKNGTPKKIHIAAVIAAPEGIHHLKERLGLPYQLWLGAVDEKLNEKAYIVPGLGDAGDLSFGPKH; from the coding sequence ATGTTTGTACTTACGGATCACAATTCAATAGCCAACCAATACATGGAGGGCTTACGGGATATTTCCCAACAAAACGACCGGCTTAAATTCCGAAGGAACATGGAGCGCCTGGGCGAAATAATCGCTTATGAGCTCTCTAAATCCCTCGACTATAGCTCCCACGCCATCACTACCCCTCTTGCAGAGACGACCTCTAATAAGCTCTCCGACTCCCCTGTGATCATCTCTATATTAAGGGCAGCTATCCCATTCTATCAGGGATTTCTTAATTATTTTGATCAAGCAGACAGCGGATTTATCGGAGCATACAGAAAAGCGGAAACCTCAGGAACTGAAGTAGAAATTGATTTTAGTTACCTTGCTGCCCCGAATATTGAAGGCAAAGAAATCATTTTGGTGGATCCGATGCTGGCCACTGGTAAATCATTGATCACCAGTGTTGGGCAACTGCTGAAAAACGGCACCCCAAAAAAAATCCATATAGCAGCTGTCATCGCGGCACCAGAAGGCATCCACCACCTTAAAGAGCGCTTGGGACTTCCTTATCAACTTTGGCTAGGAGCCGTAGATGAAAAACTCAATGAAAAAGCATACATCGTCCCCGGGCTTGGAGATGCAGGTGACCTATCTTTCGGACCAAAACACTAA
- a CDS encoding OsmC family protein produces MPTIKSTYLENLRTTSEHLQSGTKIITDAPVDNNGKGEAFSPTDLVASALASCMVTIMGIVAQRKGEDLKGLNWEVTKVMDSNPRKIKEIIIDFSWEQPLEDHKLVQQLKNAAKTCPVALSLSQDVVQTVNFNF; encoded by the coding sequence ATGCCTACTATTAAAAGCACCTACCTCGAAAATCTACGAACAACGTCTGAGCACTTGCAATCAGGCACTAAGATCATCACTGATGCACCAGTGGATAATAATGGCAAAGGAGAGGCATTTTCACCAACAGATCTCGTAGCCTCGGCATTGGCTAGCTGTATGGTGACCATCATGGGGATCGTGGCTCAGCGTAAAGGGGAGGATCTTAAGGGGCTGAATTGGGAAGTGACAAAGGTAATGGACAGCAATCCCCGGAAAATAAAAGAGATCATTATTGATTTTTCTTGGGAACAACCATTGGAAGACCATAAACTAGTACAGCAACTTAAAAACGCTGCAAAAACCTGTCCTGTAGCTTTAAGTCTTTCTCAGGACGTCGTGCAAACAGTGAATTTTAATTTTTAG
- the lipA gene encoding lipoyl synthase translates to MIELPVISEESKKRKKPDWLRVKLPVGKEYAKVRKLVDEHKLHTICESGNCPNMGECWGAGTATFMILGNVCTRSCSFCAVATGRPPEYDTDEPRRVAEAIKLMGVKHAVLTSVNRDELKDRGAEIWYQTVIETKKLSPETTIETLIPDVKSNWDALYRMIDGGQEVVSHNMETVESLYRRVRPQAKYWRSLEQIKLTKEYGKRTKTGIMLGLGETKEQVYKAMDDLAEHECDILTLGQYLQPTKMHIEVAEFIHPDLFDLYREEGLKRGLKYVESGPLVRSSYHAERHVNV, encoded by the coding sequence ATGATAGAACTACCCGTAATATCCGAAGAATCCAAAAAGCGTAAAAAACCAGATTGGTTGAGAGTAAAACTCCCTGTAGGTAAAGAATACGCCAAAGTCAGGAAATTAGTTGACGAACATAAACTTCATACCATTTGTGAAAGCGGGAACTGCCCTAATATGGGAGAGTGTTGGGGAGCCGGCACAGCCACTTTTATGATCCTTGGCAATGTATGTACACGGTCCTGCTCGTTCTGCGCAGTAGCCACTGGAAGGCCGCCAGAATATGACACTGATGAACCTAGACGAGTAGCAGAGGCCATTAAGCTTATGGGGGTCAAGCATGCAGTACTTACTTCTGTAAACAGGGACGAGCTGAAAGATCGTGGTGCTGAAATATGGTACCAAACCGTCATCGAGACCAAAAAGCTTTCACCGGAAACAACCATCGAAACCCTCATCCCTGATGTAAAATCCAACTGGGATGCGTTATACCGGATGATTGATGGTGGACAAGAAGTGGTTTCCCATAATATGGAAACTGTCGAGAGCCTCTACAGAAGAGTAAGGCCACAAGCAAAATACTGGAGATCACTAGAGCAGATCAAGCTGACCAAGGAATACGGCAAAAGGACCAAAACAGGCATTATGCTTGGCCTTGGCGAAACCAAGGAGCAGGTATATAAAGCCATGGATGACTTGGCCGAGCACGAATGTGACATCCTGACACTGGGCCAATACCTACAACCTACCAAAATGCATATCGAGGTAGCCGAATTTATCCACCCTGATCTCTTCGACCTCTACCGCGAAGAAGGGCTTAAAAGAGGCCTTAAATATGTAGAGTCAGGACCATTGGTAAGGTCTTCTTATCATGCGGAGAGGCATGTGAATGTGTAA
- a CDS encoding F0F1 ATP synthase subunit B, with the protein MDLIIPGSGLIIWQIIGFGILLIILGKFAWKPILSALDERETAIEGALKAAENARNEMANLKAENEKLLQEARLERDQILKSANDTSAKMIEEAKEAASKAGAKMIEDAKAVIETEKKAALSEVKNQVATLALDVTEKLLRKNLESDKAQKELVEEFVKDLKLN; encoded by the coding sequence ATGGATCTTATAATTCCTGGTTCTGGACTAATCATTTGGCAAATTATCGGTTTTGGGATTTTATTGATTATCCTGGGCAAATTTGCATGGAAACCAATTCTCTCGGCACTAGATGAGCGTGAAACTGCCATCGAAGGTGCGTTAAAAGCAGCTGAGAACGCAAGAAATGAAATGGCAAATCTTAAAGCAGAGAACGAAAAGTTGCTGCAAGAGGCCAGGCTTGAGCGTGATCAGATACTGAAATCTGCCAATGATACATCTGCTAAGATGATCGAAGAGGCCAAAGAAGCGGCTTCGAAGGCAGGTGCCAAAATGATTGAAGATGCTAAAGCGGTAATTGAAACAGAGAAGAAGGCGGCATTGTCAGAAGTGAAAAACCAAGTGGCCACATTGGCACTGGACGTAACAGAGAAATTATTGCGCAAAAACCTTGAAAGTGACAAGGCGCAAAAAGAGTTGGTAGAGGAGTTTGTTAAAGATCTTAAGTTAAATTAA
- the sdaAA gene encoding L-serine ammonia-lyase, iron-sulfur-dependent, subunit alpha gives MSYLFETFQGWKAYCEKNEVPLYGPVLEYEMEQRGKSESSIWEGLLQAYRVMKDAVDTGLKEDMISRSGMINNGAKKVYNHPLSVLSPEFQRLVSRALAAKEVNSCMGRVVAAPTAGASGILPGTLYTLQEIHDLEDQEILEGLLVGAGIALIIEQNASLAGAVGGCQAETGSAAAMASGAMVYCLGGNTDQVFNAVAITIQCMLGLVCDPVAGLVEVPCVVRNASAAAIANSSAQIALADVSGVIPVDECVEAMGEIGSSMENKYKETALGGLAATLTGKGIAKKVLIQDIEILPDEESPE, from the coding sequence ATGAGCTATTTATTTGAAACCTTTCAAGGATGGAAGGCCTATTGTGAGAAAAATGAGGTGCCGCTTTATGGCCCTGTGTTGGAGTACGAAATGGAACAGCGGGGCAAGTCAGAAAGCTCTATTTGGGAAGGTCTTCTTCAGGCATATAGAGTAATGAAAGATGCCGTTGATACAGGACTTAAGGAAGACATGATCTCAAGGTCTGGTATGATTAATAACGGAGCAAAGAAAGTCTATAATCATCCATTGTCGGTATTGTCCCCGGAGTTTCAGCGGCTGGTATCGAGGGCGCTTGCGGCCAAGGAGGTCAATAGTTGTATGGGCAGGGTAGTAGCTGCTCCCACGGCTGGTGCCTCTGGGATATTGCCGGGCACGCTGTACACACTTCAGGAGATCCATGACTTAGAGGATCAAGAAATACTTGAGGGATTGCTGGTAGGGGCAGGCATAGCCCTCATCATCGAGCAGAATGCGAGCTTGGCGGGGGCAGTAGGCGGCTGCCAAGCCGAGACAGGCTCAGCAGCAGCAATGGCCTCTGGCGCCATGGTATATTGCCTTGGCGGTAATACTGACCAGGTTTTTAATGCAGTAGCCATAACAATCCAGTGTATGCTTGGGTTGGTCTGCGACCCTGTAGCGGGTTTGGTGGAGGTGCCTTGTGTAGTGAGAAATGCCAGTGCAGCTGCCATTGCGAATAGCTCCGCACAGATAGCCCTTGCAGATGTGAGTGGTGTGATTCCTGTCGATGAGTGTGTGGAAGCCATGGGGGAAATCGGCTCAAGTATGGAGAACAAATACAAGGAAACCGCTTTAGGCGGATTAGCGGCTACGCTTACTGGTAAAGGTATTGCCAAAAAGGTGTTGATCCAGGATATCGAAATCCTTCCAGACGAGGAATCACCCGAGTAA
- a CDS encoding OmpA family protein: protein MKKLLLSTLMAGALAVGANAQNDFNKWSIDVNGGFNKAMAPMSPGYYSPSLNLGHADVGVRYMFNEKFGAKVDYGFGKYSSADGEPSFETNYYRVNLQGVANLARVFNFETWTKTVGLLTHFGAGMGRVTPQENEWADFKDDTYNFIFGFTPQVRLGNRVSLNGDISMLVAGRQNVAFDGHTEVGPTDPGYYGANAVSWTGTLGLSFYLGGHDVHADWYVRDSQYATKDELESQIGEIKDMLKDSDGDGVPDYLDKEPNTPAGARVDSHGRTLDSDGDGIPDHSDDCAFVPGPASNNGCPVEEVDETDFFKKAINEGYVNVYYAFDSAKPLGYSSSSVSYVANFLKRNPGVNVAISGYADEIGPDDYNMKLSEKRAKAVYDLLISAGIDSSRISYKGYGEDTSVDKQSSDARQLARRASFEVQ from the coding sequence ATGAAAAAATTATTACTATCAACATTAATGGCTGGAGCGTTAGCAGTTGGAGCTAATGCCCAAAATGACTTCAATAAGTGGTCAATCGATGTTAATGGTGGGTTCAATAAAGCGATGGCGCCAATGTCGCCAGGTTATTATTCTCCCTCCTTGAATCTCGGACATGCTGACGTAGGTGTCAGGTACATGTTTAACGAGAAGTTCGGTGCGAAAGTGGATTACGGATTCGGCAAATACAGCAGTGCTGATGGTGAGCCTTCTTTCGAAACAAACTATTACAGAGTAAACCTTCAAGGTGTTGCTAACCTTGCAAGGGTATTCAACTTCGAAACTTGGACTAAAACAGTTGGTCTATTGACCCACTTTGGTGCAGGTATGGGAAGAGTCACTCCTCAAGAGAACGAATGGGCTGACTTCAAAGACGATACTTATAACTTCATCTTTGGATTCACTCCACAAGTTAGATTAGGAAACAGAGTATCTCTTAATGGTGACATTAGCATGTTGGTCGCAGGTCGTCAAAACGTCGCCTTCGATGGACACACTGAAGTAGGCCCTACGGATCCTGGTTATTATGGTGCCAATGCGGTATCATGGACAGGTACTTTGGGACTGTCTTTCTACCTAGGTGGACATGATGTTCACGCTGACTGGTATGTAAGGGACTCCCAATATGCTACCAAGGATGAACTGGAAAGCCAAATTGGTGAAATCAAGGACATGCTGAAAGACTCTGATGGTGACGGTGTACCTGACTATCTTGACAAAGAGCCTAACACTCCTGCAGGAGCTAGAGTAGACTCTCACGGTAGAACACTTGACTCTGACGGTGACGGCATCCCTGATCACTCTGACGATTGCGCATTCGTTCCAGGCCCAGCGTCTAACAACGGTTGCCCTGTAGAAGAAGTGGATGAAACTGACTTCTTCAAGAAAGCAATCAACGAAGGCTATGTAAATGTTTACTATGCATTTGACAGCGCTAAACCACTTGGTTACTCTTCTTCTTCTGTTAGCTATGTAGCTAACTTCTTGAAAAGAAACCCAGGCGTAAATGTAGCCATCAGCGGTTATGCTGACGAAATCGGTCCAGATGACTACAACATGAAATTATCTGAAAAAAGAGCAAAAGCTGTATATGATCTGTTGATCTCTGCTGGTATCGACTCTTCCAGAATCTCTTACAAAGGATACGGTGAAGACACTAGCGTAGACAAGCAATCTTCAGATGCTCGTCAGCTTGCAAGAAGAGCTTCTTTCGAGGTTCAATAA
- a CDS encoding RNA polymerase sigma factor — protein MDQYLIQEAKDGKPKALEMLYKHFYGYAMSISLRYSNSREEACEIVNDSFMKAFDRIQQYSENSSFKAWFRRIVINTSIDYYRKNVKHYAVMEIEKASAETYDPSIVDELSKEEILSALRDLPEIMRLIFNMYEIEGYSHKEIGESLDIPASTCRTYLARAKQRLREKITELNRIKDEGAVR, from the coding sequence TTGGACCAATACCTCATTCAAGAAGCCAAAGATGGTAAGCCCAAAGCGTTGGAAATGCTTTATAAGCATTTTTATGGGTATGCTATGAGTATTTCTTTGAGGTATTCCAATTCTCGGGAAGAAGCTTGTGAAATTGTTAATGACAGCTTTATGAAAGCTTTTGACAGGATACAGCAATATTCCGAAAATAGCTCTTTTAAAGCTTGGTTTCGCAGGATAGTGATCAATACATCCATCGATTATTACAGGAAGAATGTAAAGCACTATGCTGTGATGGAGATAGAAAAGGCTTCGGCCGAAACCTATGATCCGTCCATTGTGGACGAGTTATCAAAAGAAGAAATATTAAGTGCTTTGAGAGATTTGCCTGAAATCATGCGACTTATTTTCAATATGTATGAAATAGAAGGGTACAGTCACAAAGAAATCGGAGAGTCTTTGGATATCCCAGCCAGTACTTGCCGTACTTACTTGGCCCGGGCAAAGCAACGACTTAGAGAGAAGATAACAGAATTAAACCGAATAAAAGATGAAGGAGCAGTTCGATAA
- the atpH gene encoding ATP synthase F1 subunit delta, whose protein sequence is MSVKRVASRYAKSLLELADERGILKEVHQDMESLLAVAGSNRDFALMLKSPIVKPDVKAKVINKIFSGTAQELTLSFYDIISRKHREDIIADIAKAFLELYNLHQGIQIAEVTTTFAMNDELRATFAETVKEISGKEKVELVEKVDKDIIGGFVLRVNDRQLDESMNSKLKALKLQFSNNHYEKQI, encoded by the coding sequence ATGTCAGTTAAAAGAGTCGCTTCGAGGTATGCCAAATCTCTATTGGAATTGGCAGATGAAAGAGGAATACTGAAGGAAGTACATCAGGATATGGAATCGTTGCTAGCAGTAGCGGGTTCCAATAGGGATTTTGCTTTGATGCTTAAGAGTCCTATCGTTAAACCTGACGTGAAAGCCAAAGTCATCAATAAGATATTTTCCGGAACAGCGCAGGAGCTTACCTTGTCCTTTTATGATATCATTTCCCGTAAGCATCGGGAAGATATTATTGCTGACATTGCAAAAGCCTTTCTAGAGCTTTATAACCTACACCAGGGCATCCAAATAGCCGAAGTGACGACGACCTTCGCCATGAACGATGAGCTTAGAGCCACCTTTGCAGAGACAGTGAAGGAAATTTCTGGTAAAGAAAAAGTCGAGCTCGTAGAAAAGGTGGATAAGGATATCATCGGTGGCTTTGTATTGAGAGTAAACGACCGTCAGCTGGACGAGTCGATGAACAGCAAGTTGAAGGCATTGAAATTACAGTTCTCGAACAATCATTACGAGAAGCAGATTTAA
- the atpE gene encoding ATP synthase F0 subunit C, translating to MLTSLLLSAGLALLGAGIGAGIVAIGAGLGIGRIGGQAMEGIARQPEAAGKIQTAMLIIAALIEVVSLFAVVVCLLIALNENITF from the coding sequence ATGTTAACTTCATTATTGTTGTCTGCTGGCCTAGCACTTTTGGGTGCAGGTATCGGTGCAGGTATTGTAGCGATAGGCGCAGGACTTGGTATCGGTAGAATCGGTGGTCAGGCTATGGAAGGTATCGCAAGACAACCTGAAGCAGCTGGTAAAATCCAAACTGCTATGTTGATTATTGCTGCCCTTATTGAAGTGGTATCTCTGTTTGCAGTGGTAGTATGTCTACTGATCGCTCTTAACGAGAACATCACTTTCTAA